The following proteins are co-located in the Solea solea chromosome 21, fSolSol10.1, whole genome shotgun sequence genome:
- the nfe2l1b gene encoding endoplasmic reticulum membrane sensor NFE2L1b isoform X3, whose amino-acid sequence MLYLKKYFTEGLIQFTILLSLIGVRVDVDSYLSNQFPPLREIILGPSSAYTQTQFHNLRNTLDGYGIHPKSVDLDHFFTTRRLLNQVRQLDRLSVPSTELNTWLVHRDSETVVSASSQSSPSITLDNGAGLEDVNNPDATPAMRGGSGAPESTYNLNTADSSLGAVALEGNQEQGSRDGNDDLTKEDIDLIDILWRQDIDLGAGREVFNYSNRQKESEEEKPSVQENKDRNEEQESWRNGVNLQGPQPVDGETGESIPEQFPAPAVTREIAVSSEEVPSTSQGLPLAPSLPAAEPQLDLEQQWQDIMAIMELQAMEVNNSSLSTNSTSDSGTSGTAESSPSGNFGIPTRSMPINQDVSLHQASLPSCSQDFTQIFTPQLDSVSITPRTTMVRLSSTNSTNINSTFGSTNLTGILFPPHTNSSSNNVTSTPILPDPFSTLLEESMLDEISLLDLAMEEGFSQAQASQLEEELDSDSGLSLDSSHSPASPSSSETSCSSAASSSSTSATFSEEGAVGYSTDSEVATVETEEGAVGGHQPGYSKLCRMSYQDPSQFHSLPQLDSISHNHTYNLPLSSAFTEHPELAISAGKKTVRDKQSSKLQPAHDFFDKHASRDERRARSMKIPFSNEKIINLPVEEFNELLAKHHLSEPQLALIRDIRRRGKNKMAAQNCRKRKLDAIINLEQGVQDLRRDKARLLKEKMEFIRSIRQMKQKMQSLYQEVFTQLRDEEGRPYSPTEYSLQYSTDGSVLIMPRSLSAAAEQNRKPEKKQKDKKK is encoded by the exons ATGCTTTACCTGAAAAAGTACTTCACAGAGGGCCTGATTCAGTTCACCATCCTTCTGAGTCTGATCGGGGTGCGAGTGGACGTTGACAGCTATTTAAGCAATCAGTTTCCCCCACTGAGAGAGATCATCCTGGGCCCTAGCTCAGCCTACACCCAGACACAGTTTCACAACCTGCGCAACACGCTGGACGGCTATGGCATCCATCCAAAGAGTGTGGACCTGGACCATTTCTTCACCACTAGACGACTGTTAAACCAGGTGCGTCAGCTGGATCGCCTTTCTGTGCCCAGTACTGAGCTCAATACCTGGCTTGTGCATCGTGACTCTGAGACAGTGGTGTCCGCCAGCAGCCAGTCCAGCCCCAGCATCACCCTGGACAATGGGGCCGGCCTAGAGGACGTAAACAACCCTGACGCTACCCCGGCCATGAGGGGAGGAAGTGGAGCACCTGAATCTACATACAACCTGAACACAGCGGACAGCAGCCTGGGTGCTGTGGCTTTGGAGGGCAACCAGGAGCAGGGAAGCAGGGATGGCAACGACGACCTCACAAAAGAG GACATTGACTTGATTGACATCCTATGGCGACAGGACATTGACCTTGGTGCGGGAAGAGAAGTGTTCAACTACAGCAACCGTCAGaaagagagtgaggaggagaagccCAGCGTACAGGAGAACAAAGACAGGAATGAGGAACAAGAGAGCTGGAGGAATGGAGTCAACCTACAGGGGCCTCAGCCAGTAGATGGGGAGACTGGAGAGAGTATTCCAGAGCAG tttccaGCCCCGGCTGTCACCAGAGAAATAGCGGTTTCCAGTGAAGAAGTTCCTTCTACATCTCAGGGCCTTCCTCTGGCACCATCACTGCCCGCAGCAGAGCCACAGTTGGACCTTGAGCAGCAGTGGCAAGACATAATGGCGATCATGGAGCTGCAA GCAATGGAAGTGAACAACAGTTCGCTCTCCACCAACTCCACTAGTGATAGTGGGACAAGTGGGACAGCTGAGTCAAGCCCATCGGGAAACTTTGGAATTCCTACACGCTCAATGCCAATAAACCAGGATGTCAGCCTTCACCAGGCCTCCCTCCCCAGCTGCAGCCAAGACTTTACCCAGATTTTCACCCCCCAGTTGGACTCTGTCAGCATCACGCCAAGAACCACCATGGTCAGACTGTCCTCCACCAACTCCACCAACATCAACTCCACATTTGGATCCACTAACTTGACTGGGATCTTGTTCCcgccacacacaaacagttcCAGTAACAACGTCACATCCACACCTATTCTGCCTGATCCGTTTAGCACCTTGTTGGAAGAGTCCATGCTTGATGAAATTAGCTTGTTGGACCTTGCCATGGAGGAGGGCTTCAGCCAGGCCCAAGCTTCCCAGTTGGAAGAAGAGCTTGATTCAGATTCTGGTCTTTCCCTCGACTCTAGCCACAGCCCAGCCTCACCAAGCAGCTCCGAGACATCCTGCTCCTCTGCGGCTTCATCCTCCTCAACATCTGCAACGTTCTCAGAGGAAGGAGCCGTGGGATACAGCACTGACTCGGAGGTAGCCACCGTGGAGACAGAAGAAGGTGCCGTTGGTGGTCACCAGCCTGGGTACAGTAAACTCTGTCGCATGAGCTATCAGGACCCTTCCCAGTTCCACAGCTTGCCTCAGCTCGACAGCATCAGCCACAATCATACTTACAACCTGCCGCTTTCCTCTGCTTTCACAGAGCACCCAGAGCTCGCCATATCAGCCGGGAAGAAAACTGTCCGCGACAAGCAGAGTTCAAAGCTTCAGCCCGCTCACGACTTTTTCGATAAGCACGCCAGCCGTGACGAACGCCGGGCCCGGTCCATGAAAATTCCCTTCTCCAATGAAAAGATAATCAACTTGCCTGTTGAAGAGTTCAATGAGCTTCTTGCCAAGCACCACCTGAGTGAACCTCAGCTTGCTCTCATCCGCGACATCCGCAGGCGTGGCAAGAACAAAATGGCGGCCCAGAACTGCCGCAAGCGCAAACTGGACGCCATCATAAACCTGGAGCAGGGGGTCCAAGACCTGAGGCGCGACAAGGCCCGTCTACTGAAAGAGAAGATGGAGTTCATCCGCTCCATCCGGCAGATGAAGCAGAAAATGCAAAGTCTGTACCAGGAGGTGTTCACTCAGCTACGAGATGAGGAGGGCCGGCCCTATTCTCCCACCGAGTACTCGCTCCAGTACAGCACTGATGGCAGCGTGCTAATCATGCCCCGCAGCCTGAGCGCGGCTGCTGAGCAGAACCGTAAGccagagaaaaaacagaaagacaaaaagaagtgA
- the nfe2l1b gene encoding endoplasmic reticulum membrane sensor NFE2L1b isoform X2 codes for MLYLKKYFTEGLIQFTILLSLIGVRVDVDSYLSNQFPPLREIILGPSSAYTQTQFHNLRNTLDGYGIHPKSVDLDHFFTTRRLLNQVRQLDRLSVPSTELNTWLVHRDSETVVSASSQSSPSITLDNGAGLEDVNNPDATPAMRGGSGAPESTYNLNTADSSLGAVALEGNQEQGSRDGNDDLTKEDIDLGAGREVFNYSNRQKESEEEKPSVQENKDRNEEQESWRNGVNLQGPQPVDGETGESIPEQLPGLGSQTSLSLQECLRLLEATFPFGEESEFPAPAVTREIAVSSEEVPSTSQGLPLAPSLPAAEPQLDLEQQWQDIMAIMELQAMEVNNSSLSTNSTSDSGTSGTAESSPSGNFGIPTRSMPINQDVSLHQASLPSCSQDFTQIFTPQLDSVSITPRTTMVRLSSTNSTNINSTFGSTNLTGILFPPHTNSSSNNVTSTPILPDPFSTLLEESMLDEISLLDLAMEEGFSQAQASQLEEELDSDSGLSLDSSHSPASPSSSETSCSSAASSSSTSATFSEEGAVGYSTDSEVATVETEEGAVGGHQPGYSKLCRMSYQDPSQFHSLPQLDSISHNHTYNLPLSSAFTEHPELAISAGKKTVRDKQSSKLQPAHDFFDKHASRDERRARSMKIPFSNEKIINLPVEEFNELLAKHHLSEPQLALIRDIRRRGKNKMAAQNCRKRKLDAIINLEQGVQDLRRDKARLLKEKMEFIRSIRQMKQKMQSLYQEVFTQLRDEEGRPYSPTEYSLQYSTDGSVLIMPRSLSAAAEQNRKPEKKQKDKKK; via the exons ATGCTTTACCTGAAAAAGTACTTCACAGAGGGCCTGATTCAGTTCACCATCCTTCTGAGTCTGATCGGGGTGCGAGTGGACGTTGACAGCTATTTAAGCAATCAGTTTCCCCCACTGAGAGAGATCATCCTGGGCCCTAGCTCAGCCTACACCCAGACACAGTTTCACAACCTGCGCAACACGCTGGACGGCTATGGCATCCATCCAAAGAGTGTGGACCTGGACCATTTCTTCACCACTAGACGACTGTTAAACCAGGTGCGTCAGCTGGATCGCCTTTCTGTGCCCAGTACTGAGCTCAATACCTGGCTTGTGCATCGTGACTCTGAGACAGTGGTGTCCGCCAGCAGCCAGTCCAGCCCCAGCATCACCCTGGACAATGGGGCCGGCCTAGAGGACGTAAACAACCCTGACGCTACCCCGGCCATGAGGGGAGGAAGTGGAGCACCTGAATCTACATACAACCTGAACACAGCGGACAGCAGCCTGGGTGCTGTGGCTTTGGAGGGCAACCAGGAGCAGGGAAGCAGGGATGGCAACGACGACCTCACAAAAGAG GACATTGACCTTGGTGCGGGAAGAGAAGTGTTCAACTACAGCAACCGTCAGaaagagagtgaggaggagaagccCAGCGTACAGGAGAACAAAGACAGGAATGAGGAACAAGAGAGCTGGAGGAATGGAGTCAACCTACAGGGGCCTCAGCCAGTAGATGGGGAGACTGGAGAGAGTATTCCAGAGCAG cTCCCAGGTCTTGGCTCACAGACTTCACTGTCTCTACAAGAATGTTTGAGGCTACTGGAGGCCACCTTCCCATTTGGAGAAGAATCAGAG tttccaGCCCCGGCTGTCACCAGAGAAATAGCGGTTTCCAGTGAAGAAGTTCCTTCTACATCTCAGGGCCTTCCTCTGGCACCATCACTGCCCGCAGCAGAGCCACAGTTGGACCTTGAGCAGCAGTGGCAAGACATAATGGCGATCATGGAGCTGCAA GCAATGGAAGTGAACAACAGTTCGCTCTCCACCAACTCCACTAGTGATAGTGGGACAAGTGGGACAGCTGAGTCAAGCCCATCGGGAAACTTTGGAATTCCTACACGCTCAATGCCAATAAACCAGGATGTCAGCCTTCACCAGGCCTCCCTCCCCAGCTGCAGCCAAGACTTTACCCAGATTTTCACCCCCCAGTTGGACTCTGTCAGCATCACGCCAAGAACCACCATGGTCAGACTGTCCTCCACCAACTCCACCAACATCAACTCCACATTTGGATCCACTAACTTGACTGGGATCTTGTTCCcgccacacacaaacagttcCAGTAACAACGTCACATCCACACCTATTCTGCCTGATCCGTTTAGCACCTTGTTGGAAGAGTCCATGCTTGATGAAATTAGCTTGTTGGACCTTGCCATGGAGGAGGGCTTCAGCCAGGCCCAAGCTTCCCAGTTGGAAGAAGAGCTTGATTCAGATTCTGGTCTTTCCCTCGACTCTAGCCACAGCCCAGCCTCACCAAGCAGCTCCGAGACATCCTGCTCCTCTGCGGCTTCATCCTCCTCAACATCTGCAACGTTCTCAGAGGAAGGAGCCGTGGGATACAGCACTGACTCGGAGGTAGCCACCGTGGAGACAGAAGAAGGTGCCGTTGGTGGTCACCAGCCTGGGTACAGTAAACTCTGTCGCATGAGCTATCAGGACCCTTCCCAGTTCCACAGCTTGCCTCAGCTCGACAGCATCAGCCACAATCATACTTACAACCTGCCGCTTTCCTCTGCTTTCACAGAGCACCCAGAGCTCGCCATATCAGCCGGGAAGAAAACTGTCCGCGACAAGCAGAGTTCAAAGCTTCAGCCCGCTCACGACTTTTTCGATAAGCACGCCAGCCGTGACGAACGCCGGGCCCGGTCCATGAAAATTCCCTTCTCCAATGAAAAGATAATCAACTTGCCTGTTGAAGAGTTCAATGAGCTTCTTGCCAAGCACCACCTGAGTGAACCTCAGCTTGCTCTCATCCGCGACATCCGCAGGCGTGGCAAGAACAAAATGGCGGCCCAGAACTGCCGCAAGCGCAAACTGGACGCCATCATAAACCTGGAGCAGGGGGTCCAAGACCTGAGGCGCGACAAGGCCCGTCTACTGAAAGAGAAGATGGAGTTCATCCGCTCCATCCGGCAGATGAAGCAGAAAATGCAAAGTCTGTACCAGGAGGTGTTCACTCAGCTACGAGATGAGGAGGGCCGGCCCTATTCTCCCACCGAGTACTCGCTCCAGTACAGCACTGATGGCAGCGTGCTAATCATGCCCCGCAGCCTGAGCGCGGCTGCTGAGCAGAACCGTAAGccagagaaaaaacagaaagacaaaaagaagtgA
- the nfe2l1b gene encoding endoplasmic reticulum membrane sensor NFE2L1b isoform X1, whose product MLYLKKYFTEGLIQFTILLSLIGVRVDVDSYLSNQFPPLREIILGPSSAYTQTQFHNLRNTLDGYGIHPKSVDLDHFFTTRRLLNQVRQLDRLSVPSTELNTWLVHRDSETVVSASSQSSPSITLDNGAGLEDVNNPDATPAMRGGSGAPESTYNLNTADSSLGAVALEGNQEQGSRDGNDDLTKEDIDLIDILWRQDIDLGAGREVFNYSNRQKESEEEKPSVQENKDRNEEQESWRNGVNLQGPQPVDGETGESIPEQLPGLGSQTSLSLQECLRLLEATFPFGEESEFPAPAVTREIAVSSEEVPSTSQGLPLAPSLPAAEPQLDLEQQWQDIMAIMELQAMEVNNSSLSTNSTSDSGTSGTAESSPSGNFGIPTRSMPINQDVSLHQASLPSCSQDFTQIFTPQLDSVSITPRTTMVRLSSTNSTNINSTFGSTNLTGILFPPHTNSSSNNVTSTPILPDPFSTLLEESMLDEISLLDLAMEEGFSQAQASQLEEELDSDSGLSLDSSHSPASPSSSETSCSSAASSSSTSATFSEEGAVGYSTDSEVATVETEEGAVGGHQPGYSKLCRMSYQDPSQFHSLPQLDSISHNHTYNLPLSSAFTEHPELAISAGKKTVRDKQSSKLQPAHDFFDKHASRDERRARSMKIPFSNEKIINLPVEEFNELLAKHHLSEPQLALIRDIRRRGKNKMAAQNCRKRKLDAIINLEQGVQDLRRDKARLLKEKMEFIRSIRQMKQKMQSLYQEVFTQLRDEEGRPYSPTEYSLQYSTDGSVLIMPRSLSAAAEQNRKPEKKQKDKKK is encoded by the exons ATGCTTTACCTGAAAAAGTACTTCACAGAGGGCCTGATTCAGTTCACCATCCTTCTGAGTCTGATCGGGGTGCGAGTGGACGTTGACAGCTATTTAAGCAATCAGTTTCCCCCACTGAGAGAGATCATCCTGGGCCCTAGCTCAGCCTACACCCAGACACAGTTTCACAACCTGCGCAACACGCTGGACGGCTATGGCATCCATCCAAAGAGTGTGGACCTGGACCATTTCTTCACCACTAGACGACTGTTAAACCAGGTGCGTCAGCTGGATCGCCTTTCTGTGCCCAGTACTGAGCTCAATACCTGGCTTGTGCATCGTGACTCTGAGACAGTGGTGTCCGCCAGCAGCCAGTCCAGCCCCAGCATCACCCTGGACAATGGGGCCGGCCTAGAGGACGTAAACAACCCTGACGCTACCCCGGCCATGAGGGGAGGAAGTGGAGCACCTGAATCTACATACAACCTGAACACAGCGGACAGCAGCCTGGGTGCTGTGGCTTTGGAGGGCAACCAGGAGCAGGGAAGCAGGGATGGCAACGACGACCTCACAAAAGAG GACATTGACTTGATTGACATCCTATGGCGACAGGACATTGACCTTGGTGCGGGAAGAGAAGTGTTCAACTACAGCAACCGTCAGaaagagagtgaggaggagaagccCAGCGTACAGGAGAACAAAGACAGGAATGAGGAACAAGAGAGCTGGAGGAATGGAGTCAACCTACAGGGGCCTCAGCCAGTAGATGGGGAGACTGGAGAGAGTATTCCAGAGCAG cTCCCAGGTCTTGGCTCACAGACTTCACTGTCTCTACAAGAATGTTTGAGGCTACTGGAGGCCACCTTCCCATTTGGAGAAGAATCAGAG tttccaGCCCCGGCTGTCACCAGAGAAATAGCGGTTTCCAGTGAAGAAGTTCCTTCTACATCTCAGGGCCTTCCTCTGGCACCATCACTGCCCGCAGCAGAGCCACAGTTGGACCTTGAGCAGCAGTGGCAAGACATAATGGCGATCATGGAGCTGCAA GCAATGGAAGTGAACAACAGTTCGCTCTCCACCAACTCCACTAGTGATAGTGGGACAAGTGGGACAGCTGAGTCAAGCCCATCGGGAAACTTTGGAATTCCTACACGCTCAATGCCAATAAACCAGGATGTCAGCCTTCACCAGGCCTCCCTCCCCAGCTGCAGCCAAGACTTTACCCAGATTTTCACCCCCCAGTTGGACTCTGTCAGCATCACGCCAAGAACCACCATGGTCAGACTGTCCTCCACCAACTCCACCAACATCAACTCCACATTTGGATCCACTAACTTGACTGGGATCTTGTTCCcgccacacacaaacagttcCAGTAACAACGTCACATCCACACCTATTCTGCCTGATCCGTTTAGCACCTTGTTGGAAGAGTCCATGCTTGATGAAATTAGCTTGTTGGACCTTGCCATGGAGGAGGGCTTCAGCCAGGCCCAAGCTTCCCAGTTGGAAGAAGAGCTTGATTCAGATTCTGGTCTTTCCCTCGACTCTAGCCACAGCCCAGCCTCACCAAGCAGCTCCGAGACATCCTGCTCCTCTGCGGCTTCATCCTCCTCAACATCTGCAACGTTCTCAGAGGAAGGAGCCGTGGGATACAGCACTGACTCGGAGGTAGCCACCGTGGAGACAGAAGAAGGTGCCGTTGGTGGTCACCAGCCTGGGTACAGTAAACTCTGTCGCATGAGCTATCAGGACCCTTCCCAGTTCCACAGCTTGCCTCAGCTCGACAGCATCAGCCACAATCATACTTACAACCTGCCGCTTTCCTCTGCTTTCACAGAGCACCCAGAGCTCGCCATATCAGCCGGGAAGAAAACTGTCCGCGACAAGCAGAGTTCAAAGCTTCAGCCCGCTCACGACTTTTTCGATAAGCACGCCAGCCGTGACGAACGCCGGGCCCGGTCCATGAAAATTCCCTTCTCCAATGAAAAGATAATCAACTTGCCTGTTGAAGAGTTCAATGAGCTTCTTGCCAAGCACCACCTGAGTGAACCTCAGCTTGCTCTCATCCGCGACATCCGCAGGCGTGGCAAGAACAAAATGGCGGCCCAGAACTGCCGCAAGCGCAAACTGGACGCCATCATAAACCTGGAGCAGGGGGTCCAAGACCTGAGGCGCGACAAGGCCCGTCTACTGAAAGAGAAGATGGAGTTCATCCGCTCCATCCGGCAGATGAAGCAGAAAATGCAAAGTCTGTACCAGGAGGTGTTCACTCAGCTACGAGATGAGGAGGGCCGGCCCTATTCTCCCACCGAGTACTCGCTCCAGTACAGCACTGATGGCAGCGTGCTAATCATGCCCCGCAGCCTGAGCGCGGCTGCTGAGCAGAACCGTAAGccagagaaaaaacagaaagacaaaaagaagtgA
- the cdk5rap3 gene encoding CDK5 regulatory subunit-associated protein 3, giving the protein MENIQNLPIDIQTSKLLDWLLDRRHCNVKWQNAVKTIREKINAAIQDMPENKEITQLLSGSYIHYFHCLRIVELLKGTEASSKNIFGRYSSQRMKDWQEIVTLYEADNIYLAEVASLLIRNVSYEGPALRKQLARAQQLQQELSRREVECQSSAADLRERYYVACKQYGIKGENVARELQALVKDLPSVLEEVGKDAAKLEEQIKLYIAFTNFVCNWSDPVLPALTFTQKRGNATFYEWRTGSVPTVVERPVVEDASPETLDEDTIDWGNFGKGADAVDSAITVEDDIDWGISLEPNSEDTGAGTIDWGDSEAAPIEIEIVDVGTGCPEGVARGEDALSLLENSQSRSQFIDELMELEVFLTQRISEMGEEGDVVSISQFQLAPSIIQGQTHEHIQKMLAEVRDLLGRLTSLRMQHLFMIQASPRYVERVSEVLRQKLKQADILVLKGATMAEKRQEALEEQSRLEPRVDLLAGCTRELQKMIEADISKRYHNRPVNLMGVNI; this is encoded by the exons ATGGAG AACATTCAAAACCTTCCCATTGACATTCAGACCAGCAAGCTTCTGG actGGCTGCTGGATCGACGTCATTGTAATGTCAAGTGGCAAAATGCAGTGAAAACAATCCGAGAGAAGATCAATGCTGCCATCCAGGACATGCCAGAGAATAAGGAGATTACACAGCTTCTGTCTGGTTCCT ACATTCACTACTTTCACTGCTTGAGGATAGTTGAGTTACTGAAGGGAACAGAGGCTTCCTCCAAGAACATCTTTGGCAGATATTCATCTCAAAGGATGAAG GACTGGCAGGAGATTGTGACCCTTTATGAGGCAGATAATATCTACTTGG CGGAGGTGGCCAGCTTGCTGATTCGCAATGTGAGCTATGAAGGACCGGCTCTGAGGAAGCAGCTGGCCAGAgcccagcagctgcagcaggagctgaGCAGGCGGGAAGTCGAGTGCCAAAGCTCAGCTGCAGATCTGAGGGAACGATACTACGTTGCCTGCAAACAGTATGGCATCAAA GGAGAAAATGTGGCCCGTGAGCTTCAGGCTCTGGTTAAAGACTTGCCTTCAGTTCTTGAGGAAGTCGGGAAGGACGCAGCAAAATTAGAAGAGCAAATCAAACTTTATATTGCTTTCACAAACTTTGTATGTAACTG GTCTGATCCAGTCTTGCCCGCTCTGACATTTACACAGAAGAGAGGAAACGCAACATTTTATGAGTGGAGAACAGGGAGTGTGCCCACTGTGGTTGAGAGGCCAGTTGTGGAGGATGCTTCTCCTGAGACACTCGATGAGGATACG ATTGACTGGGGCAACTTTGGCAAAGGAGCAGATGCTGTGGATTCTGCCATCACTGTTGAGGATGATATAGACTGGGGTATCAGTCTGGAGCCAAACTCTGAG GACACTGGTGCAGGCACCATCGATTGGGGTGACAGTGAAGCAGCTCCCATAGAAATCGAAATTGTAGATGTGGGTACAGGCT GTCCTGAGGGTGTGGCAAGAGGAGAGGATGCTTTAAGTTTGCTGGAAAACTCTCAGTCCCGCAGTCAGTTCATTGATGAGCTCATGGAG CTGGAAGTGTTCCTAACCCAGCGCATCAGTGAGATGGGAGAAGAGGGAGACGTGGTGTCTATTAGCCAGTTCCAGCTGGCTCCTTCTATCATCCAAGGCCAGACCCATGAGCACATCCAGAAGATGCTGGCTGAAGTGCGGGACCTTCTGGGCAGGCTCACCTCTCTCCGCATGCAGCATCTGTTTATGATCCAGGCCTCGCCTCG GTATGTTGAACGTGTGTCAGAGGTGCTGAGACAGAAGCTGAAGCAGGCAGACATTTTGGTTCTGAAAGGTGCTACAATGGCCGAGAAGAGGCAGGAAGCCCTAGAGGAGCAGTCGAGACTGGAGCCTCGTGTCGACCTGCTGGCAGGGTGCACCCGAGAACTCCAAAAAATG attgAAGCAGACATTTCAAAGCGATACCACAACAGGCCTGTCAATCTGATGGGCGTTAATATATAG